The Vigna unguiculata cultivar IT97K-499-35 chromosome 11, ASM411807v1, whole genome shotgun sequence genomic sequence TACATGGCTCCTGAGTATGCTATGGAAGGATTGTTTTCAGTGAAATCTGATGTTTTCAGCTTCGGAGTTCTAGTTCTAGAAATCATTTGCGGGAGAAAGAATAGCGGATTCTATCTCTCAGAGCATGGTCAGACTCTTCTGTTGTATGTAAGTCTCCTCAGTTATATATGGCCAACAAACTGTTCAACAGTTCTAGTTAAtgcttaaaaatattaacaaactaCAAAATACTTGTAGGCTTGGAGAATATGGTGTGAAAGAAAATGTTTGCAAATGATGGATCCAACACTGGAAAAATCCTTTGTAGGAAGTGAAGTTGAGAGATGCATACAGATTGGTTTGTTGTGTGTTCAAGAAGATGCAAAAGATAGACCAACCATGTCTGATGTTGTTGTAATGTTGGCAAGTGACGCAATGACCCTTCTAGAACCCAAGCACCCACCATTTTCAGTTGGAAGAACGACCTTAGAGGAGTTCTCTACATCAAAAAGTTCCAAGAATCTTTCCATTAATGATGCAACAACCTCTATTACTATACCGAGGTAATGAAcatttttgtatttgatttcaTTTATTCTCCTCATGGGACATTGCATGTCACCTCACAAGTCGTCAGCACCAACACACCACCATGGCAGCTTAGTCACAGTTCCATTATCAATATTGTACTCTCTTAAGGTGCAAGCTGAAGAAAAAGCTGATGTACATTTCATATACAACaatgtttgagaaaaaaaaagaggcaAATATCCATGTATGTTTAAGGTGAAATGGAAACTAAATACCTGTCAGTAATAAATATAGCCCAATATTTGTTCCTAAAAATAGAAAGGAAAGAAGAATTGCAATGAGAAGAAAACAGCCTCAAACTCATATGCCATGACAACCCATTAATAAGATATAAGATAATACTTACGATTCCAACACGGCAAGGTAACTCGGATATAAAGCTCTTAATAAAGAATTTCAAATCCCCAAATTTGCAGCGATGAAAGAATCATTTCACTCATTTTGTAATAAGCATCACCATATCCTCGTTTTTCTTTGCAAATCCATGGCCTTTCTGCTCCATGGCTCTCCCAAGCATTTTCACAAACAGGCCACATCCACCACCAACTCATTCTTGTTTGAGtgataacaaaaaaacaaaatgtcaTTATTAATGTGTGAAGTTGTTATATTTTCCAAGAAAGAGACTCCTAGTTCCTATGGGCATGCACGTGCACTAATCATTTGAGGTGAACCAAAAAAGTTGTAGAAAACAAATACCCTTCAGAGAATCAAATTGTACAGAACCTTAGCTGCATCATCTTGTGAACTGCAGCGACTTACATATATCTTCTTGATGGTTTTAAAATCGACTATAGAAAACCAGCATTGGTTTATTCTGACAACCATTCAACCAGACAAACTATTTCTAATCAAGTTCACATGAAAGAATCTCATACattcaaaaactaaattggttgtttatcctttttttcattattattgtgttgttgttgtcctttttctattataaaacaaggttaaatgactaaattttactaaaatgaaTGAGATGCTCACagtttaatcttaaaaaaaagaaggaaaattttcatatagtaCTGAatgtataataaatacaaaGTGGTACCTGAAAATTTGTAGCTTCAAGTTTGAAATTAACGTAACAGAAGACTTGTTTGTCTCCAAAAAAATCTCATACGACTATTTTTCCGTTCTCATCAAATATGGTCGAAATagaatttctctttttctttacaaaaactctctcaattatttgtttttcttactCTCAAACAGAATTCTCAAATTAAATAGAATAGaatcaaataattttcatatatatatatatatatatatatatatatatatatatatatatatatatatatatatatatatatatatacttaccATGTTTATAACTGGGTCGTTATATAATCCAAATTCCgacattcaatttttttctttttttctttttgacataTTGTTGCAAGAATGAAGTTTAAAATTCGGTTTTCATAAACCAAATTTTGACTATGAAGTATTccgtttgaaaaaaaaacaaaagaattaacGGTGTTAATTACTTGGGAGAAAGTTTCCACATATTGCAGATAAGAGGGTAATACTATTTGATCAGAATAGACATGGTCAAATGCATTAGTTGGTCTAATCAAATGCATTACTTGGTATaatgttttgatttttatataatcaACATCTGAGTAAGTCTTTAAGGCAAACTGCAGATATGGTGGAGAAAAATCTACACCTGAGATTAATATGCTATGGTTTTTTCTTACTGTTGAGTTTCAGACCACGTGTAACGAAGGCACAAACACCGATTTTTGTGGGAAGTAATTGCCAAAACACAACCCAACAACCTCTCAGCAGTGTATACCAAACAAATCTTGAGAGAATGCTCAGATGGGTATCTTCAGATGCATCAACAGGCAAAGGTTATAACTACAAAAGCATAGGAAACAACAGTCCTGTGTATGGTCTCTATGAATGTCGTGGTGACGTGGGTAGATACTTTTGTCAATTCTGTGTCTCTACGGCTGCCAAAGAAGCCCCTCACCGCTGCACCAATAGGGCCTCTGCTATGGTTTGGTATGATTTTTGCATTTTAAGGTACTCCAATGAGAACTTTTTCGGAACTGTTTTAACAAACCGATCATGGCATTCTCTTGgagacaaaaatatatctaaCAAGGAAGATATTCAGAAAGGTGATGATTTTTTGAGAAGTTTGATCAGAAAAGCAACTAAGGGTACTACTAATCAGTTGTTTTATATGGATGTCTTTAATTTGAGTTCTACTGAGAGAAGGTATGGTTTGGTGCAATGCACTAGAGATCTCACAAATGAAGGGTGCAGACAGTGCTTGGAGACCATATTAGCACAAGTTGCAAAATGTTGTGAACATAAATTGGGATGGATGATTTGGACCGGAAGTTGTTTCATAAAGTATGATGATCACATGTTTTACCAAAAATCTTCAGTTGCTGAGCCTAATCTGCAAATAGGTGATTCATCGATCTTACAGTAACACTTTTTTCACTTGTTCTTTTGTAAAATGAGTAGTAATCACTTTCTATGACAGGTGAttcttgtttgtttatttaatgaagttgatttctttgaaatattaattattcttcttttatcttgtTACACCTAAACAAGGGGGCAATAATAGGTCAAAAATCTTGACTATTAGCTTCAGTGTGACGGGGTCAATAACTGTTCTATGTTTGAGCGTATATTGGTGCAGGAATAGAACTAGGAAAGGTAATTTCCCTGAACAATAAATGACTACTTTTTTGATGGCTTATTTGCCATCCCATACTCAAATATGATTATTTAGTTCACACAATAACTCACAAACTTGACTATGTAGATGGGTTGATAACTCGTGCCATTCGTCTATCATCATATCACAATATTCAAACTGAGGATACACTGAATCCAGACCTTCCTACTATCCCATTAATCACTATTCTACAAAGTACTGATAAGTTCTCTGAAGTATCAAAACTGGGGGAAGGTGGATTTGGCCCAGTGTACAAGGTTTTAATGATTTGGACTTCTGGAtatagattatttatttttatcatctttCAATATGCTTTTATTGATTGATCGCTATGTGTGTCAGGGAATTCTGCCAGATGGAAGACAAATTGCAGTTAAAAGGCTGTCAAAATTTTCTGGTCAAGGTTCAGAGGAGTTCAATAATGAAGTAATGTTTATAGCTAAACTCCAGCATCGCAACCTTGTGAGACTTCTTGCATGTTGCTTGgaggaaaatgaaaagataCTAGTTTATGAATATTTGCCTAATAAAAGCCTCGACTTTCACCTCTTTGGTATGTTGTTACACAGCTTCATAGCTTCAATGAAAAGTACAAATGCTTGCTCTGCAATATTTTCTTTGCAATTTTAGGTTTAAAAATAGAAGTTATTCTTGATTCACATGTCAAGTGGCTCTATTATGAGCTTTAAAGTACTTCATGTATATGGGGTACTATtgattttaagaataaaaatagcaAGACTGGGTGTTCTTAACGGAATTTACCAAGGAGTCTTCGAGTTGAGTCTgttaggtaaacttaaatgtgggtAGTTGGTAGTTGGAAGGTGTGTAGTTGGTAGTTGGAAGGTGGGTAGTTAGAAGTTGTTGTATTAATTGTGAGTTAGgtagtagttatatttaatgaatgtagttgaAGGGTAATGTCCAAAGGCCTATAAAAGGACCATGTAGTGCTTCATTTTCAAGACACAACaaaatctgaatacaaagagTGTTTATCTAGAGAGACTTGTTTGTCAACAAATTGGCATCAGAGCTTGAGAGCCTGAGTGTTTGAGTAAGTTAGAGAGTTTGATCGAGATGGCCAGCTTAGCTAACAGCATGCCCCTGCCGAAGTTATCAAAAGGCGTCAGCTATGATAACTGGAGTCTGCAAATGAAGGCTCTCTTTGGTTCCCAAGAAGTATGGGAGGTGGTCGAAAATGGGCACCAAGAACCAGAGGATGTTGGAGAAATGACGATAGCCCAGATTGCTACGTTAAAAACAACACGAGCAAAAGACAAAACGGCTTTGTACGTGCTGTACCGAGCTGTTGATGAGTCCGGCTTTGAGAAGATAGCAAATGCTACGTCTTCAAAAGAAGCGTGGGATATTCTGGAAAAGGCATACAAAGGGGATAACCGTGTGAAGCAAGTTCGGCTTCAAACTCTCAGAGGCGAGCATGAAAGGATGAGGATGAAGGAAGATGAAGGGGTTGCCGAGTACGTCTCCCGAGTTGAGACCGTAGCGAATCAGCTCGGTAGAAATGGAGAGACGCTGCCCGCTTGCCGAGTGGTGGAAAAAATCTTGAGGTCATTAACCGACGACTTCGAGAATATAGTTTGCGCAATAGAGGAATCAAAGGACTTGACAGCGCTCTCGGTGGAAGAGCTTGCTGGGTCGCTTGAAGCGCATGAGCAGCGGAGAAGGAAAAAGAAGGAGGAGTCCCTTGATCAAGCACTCCAAGCAAAGGCAACCATTAGGGAGAAAAAGGTTCCTTATACTCAAAACACTCGAGGCCGAGGTGGTAGAGGCAGAGGAGGATATGAAAGAGGTCAAGAACAGGTCAGCCAACAAAACTGGCGTGGCCGAGGACAAGCTGGAGGTCGTGGTGGTAGCGGCCGAGGCGGTCAGTCGAACAACTCAGGagttgagtgcttcaaatgtGGTAAGTACGGTCATTTTGCTAAAGACTGCTACTCAGGAGTCAAATGTTACAATTGTGGGAAGGTTGGACATTTCGCGAAGGATTGCCGATCTGAAATCAAGAAGGAAACGAACTTCCTTTCTGAGGACGCTGAGGAAGAAAGAATATTGATGATGTCCAGGAGATCAGGTGCCGAGCTAAGTCCGAGTTGTTCTGACAACTCAGTTTGGTACCTTGATACAGGAGCAAGCAACCACATGTGTGGGGACGAGAATCTTTTTAAGGAGCTCACCAAAGTTGACACTGGACACGTATCATTTGGAGATGCATCAAAGGTGGCAGTAAAAGGTCGGGGTACAATCTGGTACCTACAGAAGAACAACCAAGTTGGAGAAATCAGAGATGTGTACTATGTACCCGATCTCAAGAGCAATATATTGAGCATGGGCCAGCTGATGGAGAAAGGCTACTCGGTTCTGATGAAAGATCGAGTACTATACTTGAAAGATAAGTCAGATCGATTGATTGCCCGTGtagagatgaagaagaacagGATGTACAAGCTGGACTTGAAAATAGTCCAAGAGAGGTGCTTGAAACTTGACGTGAAGGATGAAGCTATGATGTGGCACTTCCGGTTTGGCCACTTACATTTTGGTGGGCTAGCTGAGTTGGTGAAAAAGGAGATGGTGCGAGGACTCCCGACTGTggagtttgaaaagaaattcTGTGAAGAGTGCGTGCTCGGGGAGCATCCAAGGACCTCATTTCCGAGGACTGCCGAGTACCGGGCAAAGGAACAACTCAGATTAATTCACACAGACATTTGTGGACCAATTACCCCTGAATCTTTCAGTGGGAAAaggtatttcatttctttcatagatgatttttcaagaaaaacatgGGTGTATTTTTTGAAGGAGAAATCCGAGGTGTTCCAAGTGTTTAAAAGGTTTAAAGCAATGGTTAAAAAGGAGACAGACATGCCTATCAAATCAGTTAGGTCTGACCGAGGAGGCGAGTTCATCTCATCCGAGCTCATGAAGTATTGTGAGGAGCAAGGAATAAGGAGATTTCTGACAACACCATACTCACCCCAACAGAATGGAGTAGCTGAGAGGAAAAATCGAACCATACTTGACATGGTTCGTACAATGTTGAAAAGCAAGAACTTGCCTAAGGAGTTCTGGGCGGAAGCAGTGCAATGTGCCATCTATGTGCAAAATAGATGTCCACATGCTAAGTTGAACAAAAAGACACCGCAAGAAGTCTGGAGTGGAAGAAAGCCGAG encodes the following:
- the LOC114169209 gene encoding cysteine-rich receptor-like protein kinase 10, coding for MVEKNLHLRLICYGFFLLLSFRPRVTKAQTPIFVGSNCQNTTQQPLSSVYQTNLERMLRWVSSDASTGKGYNYKSIGNNSPVYGLYECRGDVGRYFCQFCVSTAAKEAPHRCTNRASAMVWYDFCILRYSNENFFGTVLTNRSWHSLGDKNISNKEDIQKGDDFLRSLIRKATKGTTNQLFYMDVFNLSSTERRYGLVQCTRDLTNEGCRQCLETILAQVAKCCEHKLGWMIWTGSCFIKYDDHMFYQKSSVAEPNLQLVTPKQGGNNRSKILTISFSVTGSITVLCLSVYWCRNRTRKDGLITRAIRLSSYHNIQTEDTLNPDLPTIPLITILQSTDKFSEVSKLGEGGFGPVYKGILPDGRQIAVKRLSKFSGQGSEEFNNEVMFIAKLQHRNLVRLLACCLEENEKILVYEYLPNKSLDFHLFDNERKKHFDWKLRLSIINGIARGILYLHEDSRLKVIHRDLKASNVLLDPEMNPKISDFGLARTFEKGQNQANTKRVMGTYGYMAPEYAMEGLFSVKSDVFSFGVLVLEIICGRKNSGFYLSEHGQTLLLYAWRIWCERKCLQMMDPTLEKSFVGSEVERCIQIGLLCVQEDAKDRPTMSDVVVMLASDAMALPEPKHPPFSVGRTTLEDFSTPKSSKNLSINDATTSITIPR